One window from the genome of Deltaproteobacteria bacterium encodes:
- a CDS encoding aldehyde ferredoxin oxidoreductase family protein gives MIKGYAGRVLEVDLANQRFAFKPLDEDIARLYIGGKGYGTRLLYDMTAPGIDPLGPENPLIFATGPLNGSVAPQSNRFTVVCKSPLTGGIGNAACGGSFAYGLKRAGIDVLVLTRQSAKPVRLEIDGDRDTVSFIDAAGLWGKGTYATQAALGKKQHHAVIGPAGENKVLYAGIVSEERIAGRTGVGAVMGSKRLKAISVNGTRKLEMDDPEKFKAYTKWVRELFREHPMLGENLKRFGTAGIVNTTNARNIIPTHNFKYGHFKDAISLSGEYMEEHELVGVKSSCIHCPVTCGRDVMVEGVGRVKGPEYETIGLMGTNLEIADLKQVSEWSYLADDLGMDTISLGATLSFTMELQERGLLEAGLRFGDPSGVSEMIKDIGHRRGLGNDLAGGVKRMSEQYGGSEFAMHVKGLELSAYDPRGSFAQGVEYATSNRGGCHIQGASMYMESTGPLTINPQNLKLKAELPVIQQNLACAINSMVLCMFTTYGIVPKAAHALNPNSLLHKAITTVFENSGPVFRTVMGIKGRPMLWFEKWLTYITGQTFSSGHLQEIGARIFNLERMYNLREGKSAQDDTLPARMLHEPIFKHMQSGHPLAQLLPRYYKNRGWDAAGVPTKRTLERLQVRV, from the coding sequence ATGATCAAGGGATACGCGGGTCGCGTCCTCGAAGTCGATCTGGCAAATCAGCGCTTCGCCTTCAAGCCGCTCGATGAGGACATTGCTCGGCTCTATATCGGCGGCAAGGGTTATGGCACCCGTTTGCTCTACGACATGACGGCGCCGGGCATCGATCCGCTGGGGCCGGAAAACCCGCTGATCTTCGCCACCGGCCCGCTCAACGGCTCGGTGGCGCCGCAATCCAACCGCTTCACGGTGGTGTGCAAGAGCCCGCTCACCGGCGGCATCGGCAACGCCGCCTGCGGCGGCTCGTTTGCGTACGGCCTCAAACGCGCCGGCATCGACGTCCTCGTGCTCACGCGCCAGTCGGCGAAGCCCGTGCGTCTCGAAATCGACGGCGACCGTGACACGGTCAGTTTCATCGATGCTGCCGGCCTTTGGGGCAAAGGCACCTACGCGACGCAGGCGGCGTTGGGCAAGAAGCAGCACCACGCGGTGATCGGACCGGCGGGCGAGAACAAGGTCCTCTACGCCGGCATCGTCTCCGAGGAGCGGATCGCGGGGCGCACCGGTGTCGGTGCGGTGATGGGCTCGAAACGGCTCAAGGCCATCTCCGTCAACGGCACGCGCAAGCTCGAGATGGATGACCCGGAGAAGTTCAAAGCCTACACCAAGTGGGTCCGCGAGCTGTTCCGCGAGCACCCGATGCTGGGCGAGAATCTCAAACGGTTTGGCACCGCCGGCATCGTCAACACCACCAATGCCCGCAACATCATCCCCACGCACAACTTCAAGTACGGCCATTTCAAAGACGCCATCAGCCTCTCCGGCGAGTACATGGAGGAGCACGAGCTGGTCGGCGTCAAGTCGAGCTGCATTCACTGCCCGGTGACCTGCGGTCGCGATGTCATGGTCGAGGGCGTCGGCCGGGTCAAAGGCCCGGAGTACGAAACCATCGGGTTGATGGGCACCAACCTGGAGATCGCGGATCTGAAGCAGGTCTCGGAGTGGAGCTACCTCGCCGACGATCTCGGCATGGACACCATCAGCCTCGGCGCCACGCTGAGTTTCACCATGGAACTCCAGGAGCGTGGCCTACTGGAAGCCGGCTTGCGTTTCGGCGACCCCAGCGGCGTGAGCGAGATGATCAAGGACATCGGTCATCGGCGCGGGCTGGGCAATGACCTTGCCGGCGGCGTCAAGCGCATGAGCGAGCAGTACGGCGGCAGCGAGTTCGCCATGCACGTCAAGGGGCTGGAGCTGTCGGCCTACGACCCGCGCGGCTCGTTTGCGCAAGGGGTCGAATACGCCACCAGCAACCGCGGCGGCTGTCACATTCAGGGTGCCAGCATGTACATGGAGTCCACCGGCCCACTAACGATCAACCCGCAGAACTTGAAGCTCAAGGCCGAGCTGCCGGTCATCCAGCAGAACCTGGCCTGCGCCATCAACTCCATGGTGCTGTGCATGTTCACCACCTACGGCATCGTGCCCAAAGCCGCGCACGCTTTGAACCCCAACTCATTGCTTCACAAAGCCATCACCACCGTGTTCGAGAACAGCGGGCCGGTGTTCCGCACGGTGATGGGCATCAAGGGGCGGCCGATGCTGTGGTTCGAGAAGTGGCTCACTTACATCACCGGCCAGACCTTCTCCTCCGGGCATCTGCAAGAGATCGGCGCCCGCATCTTCAACCTCGAACGCATGTACAACCTGCGCGAAGGCAAGAGCGCCCAAGACGACACCCTGCCCGCGCGCATGCTCCACGAGCCGATCTTCAAGCACATGCAGTCCGGCCATCCGCTCGCGCAACTGCTGCCGCGCTACTACAAGAACCGCGGCTGGGACGCCGCCGGCGTACCGACCAAGCGGACCCTGGAGCGGTTGCAGGTGAGGGTGTGA
- a CDS encoding DEAD/DEAH box helicase family protein gives MPLLNEADTRAKLIDPKIKAAGWGESQIEREHFVVKGKAFTAGRIYLVGEESRRRSPRRADYLFRIHNALAIAVLEAKDESHSVDAGLEQAKGYAMTLGLPFAYCSNGHGFVEFDFFLNRSRELAVFPGPEDLLSRWQAQTGHSRLDATLDRAAEEQERTGGFGGPPPRDPVLQPPCPQSVCGKELRYFQEVAVERVLKRVVAGQRRILLTMATGTGKTFTAFQVVWKLKKSGWLRKPILFLADRIVLRDQAYNNFAPFVDDQSDPRSIIRGGKWNRNRDLYFALYQALDSGDGAEPLFKSIAKDFFGLIIIDECHRSGFGKWNNILQHFSDAAQLGMTATPKRSESIDTYDYFCREEPEVPIDPDDPSKGTWNPPAYQYSLGQGIDDGFLATYKVHKVRTTVDKTGLHVQDAQTQGAEIYVPEGAELRDVYLTPQFEREISLPDRTEVMVNHLAGLLRRFGPREKMMVFCVDIEHARLVSRLLQNAFADLGDPQYAVPIVSEEGDALTWLEHFQDSDKKSPVVATTAELLSTGVDVPACRNIVFMKTISSPLLFKQIIGRGSRVDPSTGKEWFRIIDYVGATRLFDKWDRPPGEQPPEVSGARTAKIEGTVVDADSGALIVGASVSALIGPNEQQGPFRTDGEGCFHFTQLPAGTIRISVSGADYRPRQVSVETEAGSVQTVTIELKTQTGPVEKIRVQNLTVTIADEATFMIESTGQQLTLWQYLDYTRQKVVGHVPDWARLHEVWTDPAKREAFLFDLEAESVHAEVLAEVLNQPRADQFDLLAHIAFDRPIRTRDERAEGFVNYEQHFLNTYDAKAREVVLALLDKYRLSGVTEITSPDVFRLSPFREMGQAPGVIERFGGAESLRQTLTEMQQRLYRKETA, from the coding sequence ATGCCATTGCTGAACGAGGCCGATACTCGCGCAAAGCTGATCGACCCAAAGATCAAAGCGGCTGGCTGGGGCGAGAGTCAGATTGAACGCGAGCACTTCGTTGTGAAGGGAAAGGCCTTCACGGCAGGTCGGATCTACCTTGTTGGCGAGGAGTCTCGTCGTCGGTCGCCGCGACGTGCCGACTACCTGTTCCGCATTCACAACGCGCTGGCGATCGCGGTTCTTGAAGCCAAGGACGAGTCGCACAGCGTCGATGCTGGCCTTGAGCAAGCCAAGGGCTACGCGATGACGCTCGGGCTCCCGTTCGCCTACTGCAGCAACGGGCACGGCTTCGTAGAGTTCGACTTCTTCCTGAATCGTAGCCGGGAACTGGCAGTGTTCCCTGGTCCAGAGGACCTCCTGAGTCGCTGGCAGGCGCAGACCGGACATTCCAGGCTCGACGCCACCCTTGATAGGGCGGCCGAGGAGCAGGAGCGCACCGGGGGATTTGGCGGTCCACCACCGAGAGATCCGGTTCTTCAGCCACCGTGTCCGCAATCCGTCTGCGGCAAAGAGCTGCGCTACTTCCAGGAGGTTGCCGTCGAACGCGTGCTCAAGCGGGTGGTAGCCGGTCAACGGCGCATCTTGCTCACGATGGCGACTGGAACGGGTAAGACCTTCACCGCGTTTCAGGTTGTCTGGAAATTGAAGAAGTCGGGCTGGCTCAGAAAGCCGATCTTGTTCTTAGCTGACCGAATCGTGCTGCGCGATCAGGCCTACAACAACTTCGCACCCTTCGTAGACGACCAGTCCGATCCACGCTCCATCATTCGAGGCGGGAAGTGGAACCGCAACCGTGACCTTTATTTCGCCTTGTACCAGGCGCTCGACTCGGGCGACGGCGCGGAGCCGCTCTTCAAGAGCATTGCGAAGGATTTCTTCGGCCTGATCATCATTGATGAGTGCCACCGTTCCGGGTTCGGCAAGTGGAACAACATCCTGCAGCACTTCAGCGACGCAGCTCAGCTCGGCATGACCGCGACGCCGAAACGCTCCGAGAGCATTGACACCTACGACTACTTCTGCCGCGAAGAGCCCGAGGTGCCGATCGATCCTGACGACCCGTCGAAGGGAACCTGGAACCCACCCGCCTACCAGTACAGCCTTGGCCAAGGCATCGACGATGGGTTCCTCGCCACGTACAAGGTTCACAAGGTCCGAACGACCGTGGACAAGACCGGCTTGCACGTACAGGACGCCCAGACTCAGGGCGCCGAGATCTATGTGCCGGAGGGTGCGGAGCTACGCGACGTGTACCTCACACCACAATTCGAGCGCGAGATCTCGCTGCCCGACCGCACCGAGGTGATGGTGAACCACCTCGCTGGTCTCTTGCGCCGGTTCGGCCCGCGCGAGAAGATGATGGTCTTTTGCGTCGACATCGAACATGCACGGCTCGTGTCGCGCCTGCTGCAGAACGCCTTCGCAGATCTGGGCGACCCGCAGTACGCTGTGCCGATCGTGTCGGAAGAGGGTGACGCGCTCACCTGGCTGGAGCACTTCCAGGACAGCGACAAGAAGAGCCCGGTGGTGGCAACCACGGCGGAACTGCTGTCCACGGGCGTCGACGTTCCCGCTTGCCGGAACATCGTCTTCATGAAGACCATCTCGTCACCGCTTCTCTTCAAGCAGATCATCGGCCGCGGTTCCCGGGTGGACCCGAGCACCGGGAAGGAATGGTTCCGCATCATCGATTACGTCGGCGCGACACGTCTCTTCGATAAATGGGATCGGCCGCCCGGCGAGCAACCACCGGAAGTGAGCGGCGCGCGCACGGCTAAGATTGAAGGCACAGTGGTGGATGCAGACTCCGGTGCATTGATCGTCGGGGCGTCGGTCAGTGCACTGATTGGCCCCAACGAACAACAGGGGCCGTTTCGCACCGACGGCGAGGGCTGCTTCCACTTCACGCAGCTCCCCGCGGGGACGATTCGTATCTCAGTCAGCGGTGCTGACTATCGGCCGCGGCAGGTATCGGTCGAGACCGAGGCGGGCAGCGTGCAGACAGTCACCATCGAGCTCAAGACGCAAACTGGTCCGGTGGAGAAGATCCGAGTGCAGAATCTCACCGTGACCATTGCCGACGAAGCGACGTTCATGATCGAGAGCACCGGACAGCAGCTCACGCTCTGGCAGTACCTCGACTACACACGACAGAAGGTCGTCGGGCACGTGCCTGATTGGGCTAGGCTGCACGAGGTGTGGACCGATCCGGCGAAACGCGAAGCCTTTCTCTTCGACCTCGAAGCTGAGAGCGTCCACGCTGAAGTGCTGGCGGAAGTGCTGAACCAACCGCGAGCCGATCAATTCGACCTCTTGGCGCACATCGCCTTCGACAGACCGATCCGCACGCGTGACGAGCGCGCGGAAGGGTTCGTGAACTACGAACAGCACTTTCTCAACACCTATGATGCGAAGGCGCGCGAGGTCGTCTTGGCATTGCTCGACAAATACCGTCTCAGCGGGGTGACGGAGATCACCAGCCCCGATGTCTTCCGTTTGTCGCCGTTCCGTGAAATGGGGCAGGCACCCGGTGTCATCGAGCGCTTCGGTGGCGCGGAGTCATTGCGGCAGACGCTGACTGAGATGCAGCAGCGCTTGTATAGAAAGGAAACGGCATGA
- a CDS encoding N-6 DNA methylase encodes MSREQLANDIWRACDIMRRDNNCGGVMEYLEHLSWVLFLRFLDEQETIFEAEAGIARRKYTRILSGPYRWSNWVSSALGEKDEKTGKRKSPKWTAEDLLRFVHGDLLPHLQSLSGSPEREVIKGIFSDRNVIVCASPYNLKDVLEIVDGIDFTNQDDIHTVSHVYEGLLQKLGNENKLAGEFYTPRPVIRFVVDVVAPQLGETVYDPAAGSCGFLVQAYEHMKGQEKSRRDHGRLQRETFVGHEKKSVPALLGLMNMVLHGVMTPDIRRRNTLEENIRSVSERFDVVLTNPPFGGTENAQIQQNFPVKSNATELLFIEHVMKKLKPRDGARCGMVVPEGTLFRGGTFATVKADLLKDFNLHTVVSLPPGTFAPYSDVKTGLLFFERPGPTKETLYYELSIPEGLKKFSKGSPIADEHFAEAGEVWRCWDAYRRGNGRRPKPTESAWIETAEALAQRGYDLSAKNPNRPEGAKLPHPAELTASLLERNRELHAILENLHAMLSNGEQEAVEGP; translated from the coding sequence ATGAGCCGCGAGCAACTGGCGAACGACATCTGGCGCGCCTGCGACATCATGCGGCGCGACAACAACTGCGGCGGCGTCATGGAGTACCTCGAGCACCTCTCGTGGGTGCTCTTCCTGAGATTCCTCGATGAGCAGGAGACGATCTTCGAGGCAGAGGCCGGCATCGCTCGGCGCAAGTACACGCGCATCCTCTCGGGGCCGTACCGCTGGTCGAACTGGGTCAGCTCGGCGTTGGGCGAGAAGGACGAGAAGACCGGCAAGCGAAAGTCGCCGAAGTGGACGGCGGAAGACCTGCTCCGGTTCGTCCACGGCGACCTCCTGCCGCACCTGCAGAGCTTGTCTGGCTCGCCCGAGCGCGAGGTGATCAAGGGTATCTTCTCCGACCGCAACGTCATCGTGTGCGCGTCGCCGTACAATCTGAAGGACGTGTTGGAGATCGTCGACGGCATCGACTTCACGAACCAGGACGACATCCACACCGTCTCGCACGTGTACGAAGGGCTGCTCCAGAAGCTCGGCAACGAGAACAAGCTCGCCGGCGAGTTCTATACGCCGCGACCGGTGATTCGGTTCGTCGTCGACGTGGTAGCCCCACAGCTGGGCGAAACGGTGTACGATCCCGCAGCTGGCTCCTGCGGCTTTCTTGTACAGGCGTACGAACACATGAAGGGTCAGGAGAAGAGCCGTCGCGACCACGGGCGCCTGCAGCGCGAGACGTTCGTCGGCCACGAGAAGAAGTCGGTGCCAGCGCTGCTCGGCCTGATGAACATGGTTTTGCACGGCGTGATGACCCCCGACATCCGGCGGCGGAACACTTTGGAAGAAAACATCCGGAGCGTGTCCGAGCGTTTCGACGTTGTGCTGACCAACCCGCCGTTCGGCGGCACCGAGAACGCGCAGATCCAGCAGAACTTCCCGGTGAAGTCGAACGCGACTGAGCTGCTGTTCATCGAGCACGTCATGAAGAAGCTGAAGCCGCGTGACGGCGCGCGTTGCGGCATGGTCGTCCCAGAGGGAACGCTCTTCCGCGGCGGCACGTTCGCCACGGTAAAGGCGGACCTGCTCAAGGACTTCAACCTCCACACCGTCGTCAGCCTTCCGCCGGGCACGTTCGCGCCATACTCCGACGTGAAGACCGGTCTGCTCTTCTTCGAACGTCCCGGCCCGACGAAAGAGACGCTCTACTACGAGCTATCCATTCCGGAAGGCCTGAAGAAGTTCAGCAAGGGCAGTCCGATCGCCGATGAACACTTCGCCGAAGCAGGCGAGGTGTGGCGGTGTTGGGATGCCTACCGTCGCGGCAACGGGCGCAGACCAAAGCCTACCGAGAGTGCCTGGATCGAAACTGCCGAGGCTCTGGCGCAGCGCGGCTATGACCTGTCGGCCAAGAACCCGAACCGCCCCGAAGGCGCCAAGCTCCCGCACCCAGCGGAACTCACCGCGAGCCTTCTCGAACGGAACCGTGAACTGCATGCGATTCTCGAAAACCTGCATGCGATGTTGAGTAACGGTGAACAAGAGGCAGTTGAGGGGCCATGA
- a CDS encoding restriction endonuclease subunit S — protein sequence MTLGNGAASVAAVPPAADREARGAPWELPWGWEWIPLGDLCHLVNGRAFKPSEWSDVGLPIVRIQNLNDPSKPFNYFNGEPSPKHLVNDRDVLISWSGTPGTSFGAFLWNRGRALLNQHIYRADLDHERSEPLYLVHAVNVRLDEMIRRAHGGVGLGHITKGELERVRLPIPFPQEPERSLDVQRRIVARIEALLAEMKEARALAEDIRSDTDRVMDAAVEEAMSQLGPGRQALIEVLDGKPRNGWSPQCDNDPAGAPVLKLGAVLGFRFNPGAIKYTNIKVDRKAHYWLNPGDILISRSNTPDLVGHAAIYGGEPHPCIYPDLLVRMRVRTDAADAQFVVYWLRSREAREYVAAHASGASSTMKKITQGDVCELPFPYVCVELQRAIVAQLDTVQTEVNEMCRLQAHDAELLDQVEQAILERAFRGEL from the coding sequence ATGACCTTGGGAAACGGCGCAGCGAGTGTGGCCGCAGTTCCACCGGCGGCTGATCGAGAGGCGCGCGGCGCGCCCTGGGAACTACCGTGGGGTTGGGAGTGGATTCCGCTTGGAGACCTCTGCCACCTGGTTAACGGGCGGGCCTTCAAGCCGAGCGAGTGGTCGGATGTGGGGCTCCCTATTGTTCGGATTCAGAACCTGAACGATCCTTCGAAGCCCTTCAACTACTTCAATGGGGAGCCGAGCCCGAAACACCTCGTCAACGATCGCGACGTCCTCATCTCCTGGTCCGGAACGCCGGGCACGTCGTTCGGCGCGTTCCTGTGGAACCGCGGCAGGGCACTCCTGAACCAGCACATCTATCGAGCGGACCTCGACCATGAACGAAGCGAACCATTGTATCTCGTCCACGCCGTGAACGTGAGGCTTGATGAGATGATCCGACGCGCGCACGGCGGAGTGGGCCTGGGACACATCACCAAGGGCGAACTCGAACGAGTCCGTCTCCCGATTCCGTTTCCGCAAGAGCCAGAACGATCCCTGGACGTCCAGCGCCGCATCGTGGCGCGGATTGAGGCGCTGCTGGCCGAGATGAAGGAAGCCCGTGCCCTCGCCGAGGACATCCGCAGCGACACCGACCGGGTCATGGATGCTGCGGTGGAGGAAGCAATGTCCCAGTTGGGGCCGGGCAGGCAGGCACTGATTGAGGTGCTCGACGGAAAGCCACGAAATGGTTGGTCGCCGCAATGCGACAATGATCCGGCCGGCGCGCCCGTGCTAAAGCTCGGTGCCGTGCTAGGCTTTCGCTTCAACCCAGGGGCGATCAAGTACACGAACATCAAGGTCGACCGCAAAGCTCACTACTGGCTGAACCCCGGCGACATCCTAATCTCACGGAGTAACACCCCGGATTTGGTGGGCCACGCGGCCATCTACGGCGGGGAGCCGCATCCCTGCATCTACCCAGACCTGCTCGTGCGTATGCGCGTCAGAACTGATGCGGCAGACGCACAGTTCGTCGTCTACTGGTTGCGCAGCAGGGAGGCGCGCGAATACGTCGCCGCGCACGCCAGCGGCGCGAGTTCTACGATGAAGAAGATCACGCAAGGCGATGTCTGTGAGCTGCCGTTCCCGTACGTCTGCGTCGAGTTGCAGCGAGCAATCGTGGCGCAGCTCGACACGGTCCAAACCGAGGTCAACGAAATGTGCCGACTGCAAGCTCATGACGCGGAGTTGCTCGATCAGGTGGAGCAGGCGATCCTGGAGCGGGCGTTCCGGGGAGAGCTGTGA